CAGCTCTACCTTCTTTCCTGCATGTCATATGGAACTAGCCAATGTGTTATGACTGGCTATTATAATGGTCTGTGAAAGTCTCTACCTTTTGTTTCTAGAACACGTGGGTCTTTTACACATTGTTCCTAACTTGCATATTGGTGGGGGAGCAGAATATCCAAACTGACAGGTAATCCGACTTCTTGGCTAAGCCACGTGAAATACTGTTTGGTCCCTCaactatttgattattttcttccttgttctttaATTTCCTGGGAATGTGGAAGAAATCTCACTACCTGTTTCTCAGTGCCTGAAAGGACAAAGTCTTTTTGGAAAAATGCcttattaaaaatttactttttatgttcAATTCTCTTCCAGTATAGTGCCCAAATAATTGTAGAAGGGATTTGGGATTTTTGCCTATTTTACATGCTCAAAGGTGGGAAATATTCTAAAAGTTTTGTGAATTTTGTTTACAGAGAACACTTTTTATCTGTTCATAAAGGCAATGGTGAACTATTCCATTAGTACCTACTTGGAGAAATGTGGCAGGGCTTAGCGACCTTGTAAATGATAGGTTTGGATCCATTATGAAGACTAAGAGTAGAAATCCTCACCCTTGTTGTATTACACTTCTATAAATGTCAGTTTAAAAAAGAGGGTAAATGgggcaggtacagtggctcatgcctgtaatcccagcactttgggaggccaaggtaggtggatcacttgaggtcaggaattcgagatcagcctggccaacatggtgaaacccgtctttactaaaaatacaaaaattagccaagcatggtggtgtgcacctgtagtcccagctatttgggaggctgaggcaggagaatcggttgaacccgggcgggggaggttgcagtgagctgaaatcgtgccactgcactccagcctgggcaacacagtgagactctggttccaaatacattatataaataaaagggCAAATGAAGGTGAGAAAGACTCAAACGTGAATCAGGCAGaccatcacattttctttctttacacttTAGAAGTTCATCTGGACCCCTACCGAACATGGTGTCCTGTTGCAGACTGTCAGACAGTGTGCCCGGTTGCATCGAGTGACCCAGGACAGCCTGTGCTGGTGGAATGCCCTTCTTGCCACCTGAAATTCTGCTCGTGTTGCAAGGATGCTTGGCATGCAGAGGTCTCCTGTAGAGACAATCAGCCTGTTGTCCTGCCAACAGAGCACAGGTAAGAAAGGAAACTTTGTCTTTGGGATTATTCACtagttttcttagaaactcaACATACGTTACATGTAGAAGGAATTACGTTGTGATGGCGTTTAGAGATTGGTTGTTTTCTTGCAGAACTTCCCGGAGAAGTGTCTCAGAATTGGTAAGTTGCCAATACAAAAGCATTTCTAGTTGTTCGCCCCAGAGGAATCTTCCAGATATTGCTGGAATTAAAGTTTATATGAGTTTTGCTTTCTCTTTAGGTAGCAAGGCACTGTGGTCTACTGGTTCTCAGTAGGAAATCGTGACTTGTCCCAGCCATTTGCTCAGATGCCGTATCTGCCTGTATTGGGATATATTATTCTTGTTGCTTGCAAAATGAGACAGAAATTTTCTTAGCTGACTAAATTGCCAGCTCATGATGTGTGACAGTCATATTAGAAAGAATGCAGGAATAGAAACAATGGTCCTAAATTCTTTCAGCACATAGAAAGGAGGGTTCTCTCGTGATACTTTATGCTCTGTAAAGGTTGAGATTTTGTTGTGATAGGAGGCAATTAAATCTGTACCTTTTTAGTAcagtggggtttttgttttgttttgttttgtttttaagacagagtcttgctctgttgcctaggctggagggcagtggcatgatcttggctcactgcaaccaccacctcctgggttcaagcgattctcctgcctcagcctcccgattagctggggttacaggcacttgccaccatgcctggctaatttttagtagagatggggtttcaccatattggccaggctggtcttgaaatcctgatctcaagtgatccacccacctatgcctcccaaagtgctgggattacagacgtaaacCACTGCACTTGGACGATACAGAGGGTTTTTATGGCAGCAGCAGTGCCCAGAGTGAGAGACCTCTGTGTTTCATTCCTGCTTTGCTTGAGGCTATAGTTGTTCTGTATCAGCAAGAACAAAATACCAGTGTTGTAACCCCACTGGCTTAATCACACAGTGCACCCAGAATGTGTAGAACCAGGCTTCAGGAATAGTAATGCTACCTGGCTACGATGCTGTGCTTGAATGTCAGAACACACAAATGGAGAGGAATAAAAGAGCTAATACACGTGGCACGCATGTGCCCTCTTAGCCAGATTTAAACCAGTGTTGCCTACATTTTCGTGGCCGTAGCAGGAAGCTCTGCGGGTATCACAGGGCAATGTAAAGAACTCAGAGGATAGGAGGGTTTGCATTCTGACATTGTCACTTAGCATCTGTGTGTCTCATAGAAGTCACTCAGCCTCTGTgagtctgtttccttatctgaaaataaGGGAATTAAGATACAAGTTGAGCATCCCCTATCCAAAATACTTGGGGTAAGAAGTGTTTCAGATCTCaggtttttcagattttgaaatactTTCATGATAGGTTTATTGGTTGAGCATCCTTACTCTGAATATCAGAAGTCAGAAaggctccaatgagcatttcctttcctttgtcatgtcggcactcaaaaagtttcagattttggagcattttggatttcaaattttggactagggatgctcaacctgtaataACTGTCTTATGACAATGTGAGGTTATTGTTCATACGGAATCTGGTAATAGATTTAACAACGCTCTGTGAATGGGATATGTCTGTGTGCTGGGTGGTAGTTTTGATGGGCAGTAGCTAAAGTGTTACCTGGTGCTGTCGCTCACCTATCCGTCTCTCCCACTCCAATTCCTATTGCTTATTTTCTGTGCCCCTTGAGGCTGTGAGCCTGTATTGATCTATTCGTCTGTTTGGAGAAGGTCTTTTGAAAGTATTGgacattattttaaagtgttgaTATTTGAGACCCCTTCTCCATTTGTCTAATGAACAGACCATTAGATTATATACGCCCAGTTTGACCCTAACCTAGTTTCTCTGCTGTGTAGCCAACTCCTTGCTGTTCTTATTTAGGCAATGCATGCTTAGGGAATGAAATATTAATTTGACAAAATAGTGAGTTAAATCAGTGGTGGAAACTGTAATTATATAATTCACAGAAAGCCAAAATAAAGATTCTTTCTTGTATGAGTTGCCTGTACATCTAATAATGTTTTTGCCCACACCCTGTCTTTTGGAAGTGAATTAAGCATGGATAACTATGAGTTCATTATCTAACCATCAGGAGCCCTGGGAATTCAACTGATGACCATTTCTCATCCATTTTGTTTCTAGAGCCCTCTTTGGGACAGATGCAGAAGCCCCCATTAAGCAATGCCCAGTTTGCCGGGTTTATATCGAACGCAATGAAGGCTGCGCTCAGATGATGTGCAAAAACTGCAAGCATACATTTTGCTGGTACTGCCTCCAGAACTTGGACGTAAGTGCCACCTAGGTTTGTTGTATGGTTTTTTGTATACTGTATCTGCACCACAGCTGATATCCTACaggttttcctttaaaatattgagGCGATTTTTGTCCtgcaaaaggaatttatttttcttaatgaggCTTCCTAAGCCTGCTACTTTAGATATCTAAAAACATCTTTTTGATGACCTTACGTATGCCACCTTGGTGTTAAAGGCAAGCTTTTGTTTTAGGGGCATTTCTTGCTATTTCGACATTGTCTCTATTATGTGAAGGACTATTAGTGTCTTCATTTTATATTGCTGTTGTAACTAATTAGCACAtacttaatggcttaaaataccacacacacaaaaaattatccaacAGTTTTTCACTTTGGAAGTCTGACATAGGTCTTGCTGgattaaaatcaaggtgtcagctgggctgcatttctttctggagactctaagggagaatctgttttcttgccttaGAGGCTGTCTGCTTTCCTTAGCTTgtggcctcttcctccatcttcaaagccagcaacatcaGATCTCTCACTCCCTTCTTTCTTAGTCATTGCTCCCTCTGACCACAGCTGGGAAAGGTTCTCTGCCTAAAGGACCAATGTGATGAGATTGGGCCCATCAGGATAATGTAGGATAATCCCCTTTATCTCAGGGTTCTTAATTTAATCATACTTGCAGAATCCCTCTTGTCATATAGGGTAACACATTCACAGATTCTGAGGATTAGCCCATGATATCTTTGGGAGGTAGTTATTCTGCTTACCACTActaggtttttttcttctttttgaatttaaagaaaaatggttcAAATCAATAGTGTCTCTtaattctcttctctccctcatgcgcgcgctctctctctctctctctctctctctctctctctctcttctctccttcatgcgctctctctctctctctctcttcttttgttcATGGGCATGCAGCATTATCACTACTGTTTTGACAGTGTTCCCTTCCCAGATCAAGGGGCTTGGCTTAATTTTTTCTCACCATTTATGAATCAAGTCTTCTCACATACAGGTGCAGTTTTATTCAGCCCTGTGCCAAGGCTGATGGTAACTTCAGAGTTAAAAATGCAGTGCATAGGGTTAGTGAGTAGGTCTTACTTCACTTCTGGTCTTTTAAAGTTTGGGGTAGTATAAGTTGTTTGTAGATAACACTCTGTTTTGGCAATTTGGACCTCTAAAATATGTCCATATCAGTGTAAGCCCTCAGTTACCATTGAGTTGCTATTCTTTTCTCAGCTCTTTGTTTTGATTGCTTGATTTGCTTTAATCCAACAAGTGATTTGTGTAGTGCTTTAGTTCAGACAAGCTTAGTGAGTAGTGAGTGTGCAGTTAGCATGTAATGTCTGCTGGCCACCACCTGCTTGATTTTTAACTGAAAACTCGATATGTTGTTTAAGATGACAtgtatgaataataataataacctccATCTTAGTGATTTAAGAAGAGGTATGAACTGGGGGGAAGAAAATGGACATTTTAGACTCTAGAAGTTCAGCAGCTCAGGTTGGAAGACATATTTTCCATTTAGAAATTGATTTGTCATAGGCCCTTGAGTTACAATTTTGTTTGATATTTAAGATCTAGCACGCACCTAAATGAGTGATATTCTGGATGAGGATTTTACTGACTGTACATTACACATGCATTACAagtgaaaaacagttttttttttttttgctttccttcaGGTTTCACCAGAATATTAATTGGGTTCATATCCACAAGGAGGCCGAGCCCATGAGGTTCTCTTTAGGAGGCCAGAGTGTAAGGGAACAATTATGTGCACCAGATCTCCATCCTTTGGCTGGAATGTGTTTGGGGGATGGTGTTGCAAAGAACATGCTGTTCTGTCTCTTGTGCTGTTCTGGTTCTGGAGATGAAATGGTGCAGATGTTAAATGGCTGAATACACATACTCCAAATGTTGAAGCATCTTTTTTCTGGTGACTGTTTTCTAAGATCTCAATTTTAGTTTTAGCCAGGGGCATTGGATTGTTGGTAATGATGTTTTTCTCTACGCAAGTGGAGTTCTACATCAGATGATGGTGTGGATCTCTGTTTATAGAAAAGTGTAAGAGCCTGGGGCCAGGACAGGGGTGACTGTCTAAAATCCAGGCCTGAGACCGACACAAAACAGGAATTTTGAGTGTTGTTGGAGTTGAGCTTGTTCCTGCCTTGATTCTCACCCCTGTAGTTTCAGAGGATGAGTTATGCTTAATTGTCTGCTTTAGAATTCTATTCCTGTCCATAGCCTTAGAGACTTGAGCTATTCAGTTATCTCTTTCCTCTCCTGTGGTTTCAATTTCCACTCTACACTCTCTCAGCATATCCATGCATTCGACTGTGTCACATTTAAACACAAGTAAACGTTTTTCTTAAAGCCTGCATCTTTTCCTTACTACCCCTCTATTTATCTTTCCTTTAGAAGCCAAGCTTCAAAAAAAGCCTAATCACCTCTTGCTACTGAAATTACTTACCTTCCAAACACTGCAATGTGCACGGATGGCCATGTAGTCATACCCCGACTGTACCCCTTTCCCAGATTTTGAGTGATTTCTTACTGGCAGAATCCAATAATACTTGTTCTTAGTGTACCTAGATTCTCTGCTGCATTTAACATCTTGACCACATCCATTTCAGTGATACCACCTCTGTTGGTTTCTCTTCTACCTTTCTGGTCATATCCCAGTTCCCTTTCTAGCTTCTTCCTTGACCCAGTCTTAAATGCCTGTGTTCAGCAGCCTCTTTGCTTCTCAGTTTAGCCCGCTTCCTAGTTAATCTCAGTCTCTTCTATGGTTTCTTCTGTCCCGCGTACACTGATGCCCAATTGAGACCCCTTTCTCCATTTGTCTAATGAACAGACTATTAGATAGATTATCTACACCTAATTTGGACCCTGAGCTAGTTTCTCTGCTGAGGGtcaagcttttattatttttttttttcagtgtagtTCTATGTGATGAACTGCCTTTTTGAACAGCCCTGCTTGGATGTCTCAACCATCTCTCAAGTTCAACATGTCCAAACTTACCTTCCCAACAAACTCCATCTCTGTGTTGTCACTTCTCTCAATAAAGCCACTGCCTTCTTTCAACCCAACCACTTTCCCTTCTCTGTGATTGCTTCTCCTTGTTTCTCTCTAGTTACTTTCTTAGTATCTTAGGACTGTAACTTCCTCTTCTCCATCCGTCCTCAGTCACTGGCGTGCTCTCTCTCCTGGTTTGCCACGCCAGCCTTTCAGCTACCTTGTTCCTGGTCTTCCCATTCCACTGGACCTCTGCCAGGGCTGCCTTGCTAAGATAAGTAGTCAGGTCgttactactctttttttttttctttcttaaaattaattgaGATTCTTATTGATTATGATCTGTTTTCACTTGGTGATTTACAAAACTACCAAGATAAAGATTATGGGCTTGGAATTCTAGAGGGAGTCACTGATATCACCAGAGAAAAACTTTGCCTTCCATTTGGTGATCTGATGTGGTTTGTATTCATTTCTCAATTTAAAACTGCGTATTTACTGAAACCAAATACTGCGTATTTACTGaaaccattctttttatttttcagaatgacATTTTCCTCAGACATTATGACAAAGGGCCATGCAGGAATAAACTTGGCCACTCAAGAGCATCAGTGATGTGGAACCGAACACAGGTACCCTGACCTTACAGGGAGCATGACGTAAACCAAAACCGTGATGGCTTAAAGAGcccccctcttcctcttccctgcaCTGTTCTCTCCTGGGAGGTCCCATCTCAGCCTGGGAGCTTCTGGAGAGTGCCAGGGCAGGACTAGGGAAAAGTAATGGGGTAACTACCTAAAGTTAATTCATGAGCACGGTCTCCTTAAGGACAAGTGGAGGAGCAGGGGCACCAGAGCTGCCAGGCAATCAACAGTGACATGCAGAATGCAGGCAGATATTCTTTCCTCTTGAGAAACAGTGGAATGACTTTCCTAAAGCCCTTTAAGGCATATTACCTTTCAAaggcagtgtattagtctgttctcacactactaataaagacatacctgagactaagCTAGTTAttaaggaaaggggtttaatggactcacaattccacatggctggggaggcctcacagtcatggcagaaggcagaggaggagcaaagtcacatcgtAAATGGCGGCAGgtgagagagcttgtgcaggggaactcccatttataaaaccatcacgtCTCATGAAACTtgttcactaccacaagaacagtatggcggaaaccacccccatgattcagttatctccacctggccctgcccttgacacatggggattattgcaattcaggatgagatttgggtggggacacagccaaaccatatcaggcagtgCTCTGAAACCCTGTGAGCCCTGCCTGGGGCTTAGATCCCTCTGTACATGCCATTGTGTGTTTATGTGGCAGGTTCAAAAGGAGtcatggtttatttttaatagtgttttatatttattaaaggccgtgttcctttggagggagcCAGTGCTAATATCCTAGTAATCATTAACATCCCCAGGAGCTAGTTGAGGAAATTCAGGTAGAGAGAGCGCCAAGACTGATAATTCATGACTATCCTGAGCTTGCAACAGCTTGAGTTCGCATTTGGATGGTTTCCATCCTTGATGTGGTCCTTTGTATCTCTCTGGCTTCTCTCCAATTCAGATCAATCCTGGGCACTAGCTGAAAGATCCCAGAAATGTAACTGTTCTATGTGCCTGAGATGATGTcttgttcaggctgctataacaaatgaccatagactgggaggcttaaagaacagaaatttacttctcatagttctggaggctgagaagtctgagGTTCAGGTGACAGCATGGTCATGTCCTAgcaagggctctcttcctggtttgaaGATGGCcattttttttgctgtgtctttgCATGGCATAGAGCCTAGAGAAAGGAAGCAAGCTCTCTGGCATGTGTTCTCGTAAGAGCAccaatcccatcatgagggcccTGCCTCCATAAACCAACTAGCTTCTAAAGGCCTcgtctccaaataccatcacatcgGGGatttagggtttcaacatacgaGCTtcagggggacacaaacatttgggCCACAGCAGATAGTATAGTTGGAATAAGTATACATATTGAAAGACTTAATTGCTGAAATatgcttttctttgaaatttcCAGGTGGTGGGGATTCTCGTAGGCTTGGGCA
This genomic window from Chlorocebus sabaeus isolate Y175 chromosome 17, mChlSab1.0.hap1, whole genome shotgun sequence contains:
- the RNF144B gene encoding E3 ubiquitin-protein ligase RNF144B, with protein sequence MGSAGRLHYLAMTAENPAPGDLAPAPLITCKLCLCEQSVDKMTTLQECRCIFCTACLKQYMQLAIREGCGSPITCPDMVCLNHGTLQEAEIACLVPVDQFQLYQRLKFEREVHLDPYRTWCPVADCQTVCPVASSDPGQPVLVECPSCHLKFCSCCKDAWHAEVSCRDNQPVVLPTEHRALFGTDAEAPIKQCPVCRVYIERNEGCAQMMCKNCKHTFCWYCLQNLDNDIFLRHYDKGPCRNKLGHSRASVMWNRTQVVGILVGLGIIALVTSPLLLLASPCIICCVCKSCRGKKKKHDPSTT